ACCCGGGCAATGGGCAAGGGATATAAGTCATTTAAGAAGGAAGTAGACGGGGTAAAACAGGAATTGACCAAAATAGGAAAAGAGGAAATTTCCGGAAAAACGCCCGAAATTAACCCCTATTCTGCAACAGATACGGTTATTCATCCTGAAAATAAGCCCGAGGAGGGTAAGTAGTCATGCCAGGCTTGATTATAGAAACTGCTGACCGCCAGGTAAAAAGTTTCAATCTTACAGAAGAAGCTATCATCGGACGCGAGAAAACTAATAACGTCTACATAGACGACCCTCGTGCCTCGCGCCAGCATTCACGCATCGTTAAACAGCCGGATGGA
This Candidatus Brocadiia bacterium DNA region includes the following protein-coding sequences:
- a CDS encoding twin-arginine translocase TatA/TatE family subunit; translation: MNIGSFEILVIILLALMLYGRRLPEITRAMGKGYKSFKKEVDGVKQELTKIGKEEISGKTPEINPYSATDTVIHPENKPEEGK